Proteins encoded by one window of Torulaspora delbrueckii CBS 1146 chromosome 2, complete genome:
- the UTP14 gene encoding Utp14p (similar to Saccharomyces cerevisiae UTP14 (YML093W); ancestral locus Anc_8.872), with protein sequence MAKKKSRSRSKVAKRAQNALEIAEKELAGNESGSDERLDYEDDNGHVVNLLRKVQGGDDEGSDEESFEDEELDSDEALGSDDDFDVLNSKMSQTIRDRKKGKKSLSSEDEGGYTSIDEADLVPLSQVWDMDEKDTNEDSDGDRPETKLQLKGSDDEDLSAEESSESSSADEGDDDEDPFDEISEDEEDVELNTITNDLLKQTENKSYKKLDNFGSGKDSEFSLPTGSGTKKLNLADLMSVVDDKDAAANARLIQKDTSALSVPLPQRIQERYNRKAAYELSKQEIERWQDVVQQNRRAEHLSFPMNPPTEHNHASTFTRSSEEPKTKLQEKVDSVLKESNLVEDQKNSTFEELATAKMSPEEMKKRTAEVRLMRELMFREERKAKRLKKIKSKAYRRIKKKEMLKNREMAGLSDESDDDHEAARARERMTLKHRANSKWSKDMIKHGMANDQATREEIEEMLRQGERLKEKMLDHNSEHEDEAGLSDIEREGVEQESPEKRTVGKTGVMDMAFMQNAAAREREANSELIAELRSIEGDQIEEEESHSQLLPEDNQNIQINKGRRIYIPGSSSAKQASGQNKADGVEDGQIVEKYDEPLSGEDEAQVKENSKSSNPWLDGSDGEEDVKVFRSSKVSVVDKDSSKLVKSAKKIEKASDRQKRKSGSKGRQDDDLLLDLDKTNRLQIVDPYAGSDGEDTGFMFKQQSSIAEAFAGDEVVDQFEDEKKRVAIDEDDKEEDVTLPGWGAWAGTGANPRKKRKFVKKIKGVASQDKRKDKNLKNVIINEKVNKKNLKYQSSAVPFPFESREQYERSLRMPLGQEWTSRASHQKMIKPRILTKPSQVISPLKAPFK encoded by the coding sequence atggcaaagaagaaatctagGTCGAGATCCAAAGTCGCCAAAAGAGCTCAGAATGCTCTGGAAATAGCTGAGAAAGAATTAGCGGGGAACGAATCCGGAAGTGACGAACGTCTTGAttatgaagatgataatgGACATGTAGTGAATCTGCTGAGGAAGGTCCAAGGTGGTGACGACGAAGGAAGTGACGAAGAATCGTTCGAAGATGAGGAGTTGGATTCAGATGAGGCACTTGGATCTGACGATGATTTCGATGTATTGAACTCCAAAATGTCACAAACCATTCGTGATCGTAAAAAGGGTAAAAAATCTTTGtcttcagaagatgaaggtgGATACACGTCTATCGATGAGGCTGATCTTGTGCCTTTGTCCCAAGTTTGGGATATGGATGAAAAGGACACAAACGAAGATTCCGATGGCGACAGACCTGAGACCAAATTACAGCTTAAGGGTAGCGACGACGAGGATTTGAGTGCAGAAGAGTCAAGCGAATCTTCTAGCGCAGACGAGGGAGACGACGATGAGGATCCTTTTGATGAGATATCTGAGGACGAAGAGGACGTAGAGTTGAATACCATCACGAATGACCTGTTGAAACAAACAGAGAACAAAagttacaagaaattggacAATTTTGGAAGTGGTAAAGATAGCGAGTTCAGTTTGCCTACTGGCAGTGGGaccaaaaaattgaatttggcaGATTTAATGAGTGTTGTTGACGATAAGGATGCTGCTGCCAATGCCAGACTAATTCAGAAGGACACATCCGCGCTCTCAGTTCCTTTGCCTCAGAGAATCCAGGAAAGATATAACCGTAAGGCCGCATACGAACTTTCTaagcaagaaattgagaggTGGCAAGATGTGGTCCAACAAAACAGAAGGGCTGAGCATTTGTCTTTCCCAATGAATCCCCCAACCGAACACAACCATGCTTCTACCTTTACAAGGTCTTCCGAGGAACCAAAGACTAAACTACAGGAGAAAGTGGATAGTGTTCTCAAAGAAAGTAACTTGGTGGAAGACCAGAAAaattcaacttttgaagaacttgcCACTGCAAAGATGTCtccagaagaaatgaaaaagaGAACCGCAGAGGTGAGATTGATGAGAGAGCTGATGTTTAGAGAGGAAAGAAAGGCcaaaagattaaagaaaatCAAGTCTAAGGCCTACAGGCgaatcaagaagaaagaaatgcTAAAGAACCGAGAAATGGCCGGCTTATCTGATGAGAGTGACGACGATCATGAAGCCGCGAGAGCCAGAGAAAGAATGACTTTAAAGCATAGAGCCAACTCGAAATGGAGTAAGGATATGATAAAGCACGGTATGGCCAACGATCAAGCAACAAGAgaggaaattgaagaaatgttGAGGCAAGGCGAAAGGCTAAAAGAAAAGATGCTGGATCACAATTCCGaacatgaagatgaagctgGTTTGAGTGATATTGAGAGAGAAGGTGTTGAGCAGGAATCACCGGAGAAGAGAACAGTCGGTAAGACGGGTGTAATGGATATGGCATTCATGCAAAACGCCGCAGCGAGGGAGCGTGAAGCTAACAGTGAGCTGATAGCGGAATtgagatcaattgaaggtgACCAAAtagaggaggaagaaagtCACAGTCAACTGCTCCCTGAAGATAATCAAAACATACAAATCAACAAAGGCAGAAGAATTTATATACCTGGTTCTTCGTCAGCAAAACAAGCGTCGGGTCAAAACAAGGCcgatggtgttgaagatggGCAAATCGTTGAGAAATATGATGAACCGCTATcaggtgaagatgaagctcAGGTAAAGGAAAACTCCAAGAGTTCAAATCCTTGGTTAGATGGAAGtgatggagaagaagatgtgAAGGTTTTTCGCTCCTCAAAGGTGTCTGTGGTGGATAAAGACAGCTCTAAACTGGTCAAGAGtgcaaagaagatcgaAAAAGCCAGCGACAGACAGAAGAGAAAGTCAGGCAGTAAAGGTCgtcaagatgatgatttgtTGCTGGATCTCGACAAAACCAATCGTTTGCAGATCGTAGATCCATATGCAGGATCGGATGGAGAAGATACTGGATTCATGTTCAAGCAACAAAGTTCGATAGCTGAAGCCTTTGCAGGTGATGAAGTAGTAGACCAATTTGAGGACGAAAAAAAGAGAGTCGCtattgatgaggatgacAAAGAGGAGGATGTAACTTTGCCTGGTTGGGGTGCATGGGCAGGCACAGGGGCCAAtccaaggaagaagagaaagtttgtgaagaagatcaaaggtGTGGCCTCTCAGGATAAGAGAAAGGacaaaaacttgaagaacgTTATCATCAACGAGAAagtgaacaagaagaatttgaaatacCAGTCCTCTGCGGTTCCTTTCCCCTTCGAAAGCAGAGAGCAGTACGAGAGATCTCTACGTATGCCACTGGGTCAAGAATGGACATCCAGAGcttctcatcaaaagatgatcaagCCAAGAATCTTGACAAAACCTTCCCAAGTGATCTCACCTTTGAAGGCTCCCTTCAAATAG
- the RAD10 gene encoding DNA repair protein RAD10 (similar to Saccharomyces cerevisiae RAD10 (YML095C); ancestral locus Anc_8.874), which yields MNNTDPTSFQSILAGVKRLREKEGGNDDANKQQGRVQQPSAPVNEAKTAVSAGSVINAFNQKTIARDYKGKEEGEAKFYQGIKPGKTVLVNTTQKENPLLNHLKNINWRYISSSKGTKIYYDYLINRRSVLFLTLTYHKLYADYIGRRILPLQKNGDNILIFVVDDTNSEDILKDITKLCMFNGFTLLLAFNFEQAAKYIEYMNN from the coding sequence ATGAATAATACGGATCCAACATCGTTTCAGAGCATATTAGCTGGTGTAAAGAGACTGCGAGAGAAGGAAGGTGGTAATGACGACGCTAATAAACAGCAAGGTAGAGTTCAGCAACCTAGTGCACCTGTCAATGAAGCCAAAACTGCCGTTTCTGCCGGGAGTGTGATCAATGCTTTTAACCAGAAGACTATAGCGAGAGATTATAAAGGcaaggaagaaggtgagGCAAAATTCTACCAAGGTATCAAACCAGGCAAAACGGTATTAGTTAATACCACGCAGAAGGAGAATCCATTGCTAAATCATCTTAAAAATATCAACTGGCGATACATTTCGTCCTCAAAGGGTACGAAGATTTACTATGATTACCTTATAAACAGGCGATCTGTTCTATTTCTTACGTTGACTTACCACAAACTATATGCCGATTATATTGGAAGGCGTATACTGCCCTTGCAGAAAAACGGTGATAATATACTGATATTTGTAGTGGATGACACAAATTCCGAAGATATTCTGAAAGATATTACCAAGCTGTGCATGTTCAATGGATTCACGCTGCTGCTagctttcaactttgaacAAGCCGCCAAATATATCGAATACATGAATAACTAA
- the GIM5 gene encoding Gim5p (similar to Saccharomyces cerevisiae GIM5 (YML094W); ancestral locus Anc_8.873), with translation MSTQRIDLSKLGPEQLAAVKQQFDQELQHFGQSLQALTMARSKFAECIEDIKSISAPENTNQKVLVPASASLYLPGKIVDNDKFMVDIGTGYYVDKSAGEAIAFYEKKVAKLNKEAVQIQNIIKEKSQHSLAIESKIRDASLRRHEEMVNQQKAATATK, from the exons atgtCAACACAAAGAA TCGACCTAAGCAAATTGGGACCCGAACAACTAGCTGCTGTCAAGCAgcaatttgatcaagagCTACAGCATTTCGGTCAATCTTTGCAAGCTCTAACGATGGCAAGAAGCAAGTTCGCGGAATGTATTGAGGATATTAAGTCGATCTCTGCGCCAGAGAACACCAACCAAAAGGTGCTAGTGCCAGCTTCAGCTTCACTATACCTGCCTGGCAAAATAGTTGATAACGACAAGTTTATGGTGGACATCGGGACGGGCTATTATGTCGATAAGAGTGCTGGGGAGGCAATCGCCTTCtatgagaagaaagtggccaagttgaacaaagagGCCGTGCAAATACAAAACATTATCAAGGAGAAAAGTCAGCATTCGCTGGCTATCGAAAGTAAGATAAGAGACGCCAGTCTACGTCGCCACGAAGAGATGGTAAACCAACAGAAGGCTGCTACAGCTACTAAATAG